The following proteins are co-located in the Fusobacteria bacterium ZRK30 genome:
- a CDS encoding cyclase family protein translates to MKIIDLTHIIDEKMPVFPGTEPPKIIQKNTIKKDGFAEKLLTMYSHTGTHIDAPVHMIEDGNSLSDFSVEKFIGRGIVIPLESDDLIDLNYLKKFETQIKEASFVLFYSGWDEFWGRKEYFNGFPSLTIEAAKYIVGFDLKGIGIDAVSIDAMESKTFDIHHILLKKDLIIIENLKNLKYLINKNFELYITPLKIKGLDGSPVRAFVRII, encoded by the coding sequence ATGAAAATAATAGATTTAACACATATTATAGATGAAAAAATGCCTGTTTTTCCAGGGACAGAACCACCTAAAATTATTCAAAAAAATACAATAAAAAAAGATGGATTTGCCGAGAAATTATTGACTATGTATTCTCATACTGGAACTCATATAGATGCTCCTGTCCATATGATAGAGGATGGAAATTCATTGAGTGATTTTTCTGTTGAAAAATTTATAGGAAGGGGAATTGTAATTCCTTTGGAGTCAGATGATTTAATAGATTTAAATTATCTAAAGAAATTTGAAACTCAAATAAAAGAAGCTTCTTTTGTGTTATTTTATTCTGGTTGGGATGAATTTTGGGGGAGGAAAGAATATTTTAATGGATTTCCATCTCTTACTATAGAAGCAGCTAAATATATTGTGGGGTTTGATTTAAAAGGTATAGGCATAGATGCCGTATCTATAGATGCGATGGAAAGTAAAACTTTTGATATCCATCATATCCTGTTAAAAAAGGATTTGATAATTATAGAAAATCTAAAAAATTTAAAATATCTCATCAATAAAAATTTTGAGTTATATATTACTCCTCTAAAAATAAAAGGTTTAGATGGGTCTCCAGTAAGAGCATTTGTAAGGATAATCTAA
- a CDS encoding MerR family transcriptional regulator: MKKKYKINDIASFFKISRQTLIYYDNIGLFKPRFVDSETSYRYYGEEQFSNLRFILTLKEAGFSLKEIGEYTKSRSPEESLDYLEEKKRLVDLKIKRMIESKVKIDRKISEIKNMMKKDDIEPQMIYFESMEAIAIQIEKPCDYLKYDKTFSDLMDIREELNIEGDDYFVRISKEEIVLGNTMEVKTIGFFTPTFCNHKNSLKIEGGWFASIMHKDTWDTIEISYEKLLKYVEENGYEVVGDSIEIFNEVIVHLGKGEGSITQITFPVKYRKK, translated from the coding sequence ATGAAAAAAAAATATAAGATAAATGATATAGCCAGTTTTTTTAAGATTTCTCGTCAGACCCTTATCTATTATGATAATATAGGGCTATTTAAACCTAGATTTGTAGACAGTGAAACCTCTTATAGGTACTATGGAGAGGAACAATTTTCTAATTTGAGGTTTATACTTACACTGAAGGAGGCTGGATTTTCACTAAAGGAGATAGGAGAATATACTAAAAGTCGCTCTCCTGAGGAAAGTCTGGACTATTTAGAGGAGAAGAAAAGGCTGGTGGATCTAAAAATAAAAAGAATGATTGAATCTAAGGTCAAAATAGATAGAAAAATATCTGAAATAAAAAATATGATGAAAAAGGATGATATCGAACCCCAGATGATATACTTTGAATCGATGGAAGCCATTGCTATCCAAATAGAAAAACCTTGTGATTATTTAAAATATGATAAAACATTTTCCGATTTAATGGATATAAGGGAGGAGCTGAATATAGAAGGAGATGATTATTTTGTGAGAATATCAAAGGAGGAAATTGTTTTAGGAAATACAATGGAAGTAAAAACTATTGGTTTTTTTACTCCCACTTTCTGTAATCACAAAAATAGCCTAAAAATAGAGGGAGGCTGGTTTGCTTCTATAATGCATAAAGATACATGGGACACCATAGAGATAAGTTATGAAAAACTACTCAAATATGTAGAAGAAAATGGGTATGAGGTTGTTGGAGACTCTATAGAGATTTTCAATGAAGTTATAGTTCATTTAGGGAAGGGAGAGGGTTCGATCACTCAGATAACTTTTCCTGTTAAATACCGTAAGAAATAG
- a CDS encoding MATE family efflux transporter, whose product MKNLSLENGCVKKVFFKFAIPSIAGLLIVSIQIMIDGMFIGNIVGPRGLAAVNLAMPYMNTIMSIVMMISAGGAVLASISLGKNQKQRAGEIATFTLVSYLIIVGVISIGSLLFLDKIILFLGADAGLLPLVKAYMKPLLLLCIALNLPIYTETFARVGEKPNSVFLSGFVCCLSNIIMDYLFIVKFGWGISGAAYATAIANLLGGLTLFGYFFNGRSQIQFYKVKQDFKLLKNILYNGSSEMLTVVSTSIAAFLFNRIIMKEIGEIGISALTIVFYVNTIVNISLYGLAQALQPIISYNLGAKRIQKIYDVLKVSLITGGSIGVTFFVLMKFYSAPLVNMFTDGNASLTTLTNEAIAYFVFAYIFSFINIISSSFHTAIEKPLESASIACLRSLIFVGIFLFTLPSIFGAKGIWMAIPMAEITCLIISTFMMMKSFRKIENNMQLAVIN is encoded by the coding sequence ATGAAAAATTTAAGCCTGGAAAACGGGTGTGTAAAAAAAGTATTTTTTAAGTTCGCAATCCCTAGTATAGCAGGGTTATTGATTGTATCTATACAGATAATGATAGATGGAATGTTTATAGGAAATATCGTCGGACCCAGAGGTCTTGCAGCGGTTAATTTAGCTATGCCCTATATGAACACAATTATGAGTATCGTCATGATGATCTCAGCTGGTGGGGCAGTATTAGCTTCTATCTCTTTAGGGAAAAATCAAAAACAAAGAGCGGGAGAGATTGCTACCTTTACTCTGGTATCATATTTAATAATAGTCGGTGTAATCTCCATAGGAAGTCTGCTTTTTTTAGATAAAATAATATTATTTTTAGGAGCAGACGCAGGGTTATTACCCCTAGTAAAAGCTTATATGAAGCCCTTATTATTATTGTGTATAGCTTTGAATCTTCCTATCTATACAGAAACATTTGCTAGAGTTGGAGAAAAACCAAACTCTGTTTTTTTAAGTGGTTTTGTATGCTGTCTGAGTAATATAATCATGGATTACCTGTTTATTGTAAAATTTGGTTGGGGAATATCTGGAGCAGCTTATGCCACAGCAATAGCAAACCTCTTAGGTGGATTAACACTATTTGGTTATTTTTTCAACGGAAGATCACAAATACAATTTTATAAGGTTAAGCAAGACTTTAAATTATTAAAAAATATACTCTATAACGGAAGTTCTGAGATGTTGACAGTGGTTTCTACATCAATAGCAGCTTTTTTATTTAATAGAATAATTATGAAGGAAATAGGAGAAATAGGGATTTCAGCCCTTACAATAGTATTTTATGTAAATACCATTGTTAACATCTCCCTCTATGGCCTGGCTCAGGCATTACAACCTATAATTTCATATAATTTAGGAGCAAAAAGAATACAGAAGATATATGATGTATTAAAAGTTTCCCTCATAACTGGTGGATCTATAGGGGTCACATTCTTTGTTCTAATGAAGTTTTATAGTGCTCCCCTAGTAAATATGTTTACTGATGGAAATGCTTCATTGACTACTTTAACAAACGAAGCTATTGCTTACTTTGTTTTTGCTTATATATTTTCTTTTATAAATATAATATCCAGTTCATTTCATACAGCTATAGAAAAACCGTTGGAATCTGCAAGTATAGCATGTCTCAGATCCCTTATTTTTGTTGGAATATTCCTTTTTACCCTTCCCTCTATATTTGGAGCCAAGGGGATATGGATGGCTATTCCTATGGCAGAAATTACCTGCCTGATTATAAGCACCTTTATGATGATGAAATCTTTTAGAAAAATCGAAAATAATATGCAACTCGCTGTAATAAATTAA
- a CDS encoding DUF554 domain-containing protein, whose translation MLGTIVNTATIVAGATIGSFLNKGIEERYKERTIQGMGFVAMAIGISNISKGMTLIDNPLVFILSIGIGAVLGEWINLDKKIDLISKKYEGTQNPVQGIVIGVILFCVGALSIVGPIESAIRGDNTMLYANAVLDGITSIILSINYGISIALVGIILFLWQGSIYLGASAMQDIVTPELLNQLTILGGIFILGTGINILGMAKIKILNFLPALLIPFIAKVFGII comes from the coding sequence ATGCTGGGAACAATAGTAAATACGGCTACTATAGTAGCAGGAGCAACAATAGGAAGTTTCCTTAATAAGGGAATTGAAGAACGATACAAAGAGAGAACCATACAGGGAATGGGTTTTGTCGCAATGGCCATAGGGATATCTAATATTTCAAAGGGAATGACCCTTATAGACAATCCATTGGTATTCATACTCAGTATAGGAATAGGAGCTGTATTGGGAGAATGGATCAATTTGGATAAAAAAATAGATCTTATAAGTAAAAAATATGAAGGGACTCAGAACCCGGTACAGGGGATAGTTATCGGAGTTATATTGTTTTGTGTCGGAGCATTGTCTATAGTAGGGCCTATAGAGAGTGCCATAAGAGGAGATAATACCATGCTTTATGCCAATGCTGTGCTGGATGGAATAACTTCTATAATTCTTTCAATAAATTATGGAATATCCATAGCCCTGGTAGGGATTATACTTTTTCTCTGGCAGGGAAGTATATATCTTGGAGCTAGTGCAATGCAGGATATAGTAACTCCAGAGCTCTTAAATCAGCTGACTATATTGGGAGGGATCTTTATTTTAGGAACGGGAATAAATATTCTGGGGATGGCTAAAATAAAAATTTTAAACTTTCTTCCTGCTCTTTTAATTCCATTTATAGCAAAAGTTTTTGGAATTATTTAG
- a CDS encoding MerR family transcriptional regulator, translating into MKIKYSIGEVSKLFNIPITTLRHYHNKGIFKAGYIDKDTGYRYYFSDQFELLNNILNLRYSKIPLDRIREYTENGEISLLKTIFLEQKEELERTIKELECAKKSVEERLCYIEEVKNIPDFEKVLVQHMEPEKIFTIDKEFYKECDLELLVRALGEKTDFSHSLTLGNVGLLMEEYSDYNKYTGVYLINKDFKNLSNVSIKPEGEYLTIYFKGKRDDSPKYYKILERYIKDNNLETEGLFYEIALVSTSISPAEKEYIRRIEIKKK; encoded by the coding sequence ATGAAAATAAAATACAGTATAGGAGAGGTCAGTAAACTTTTTAATATACCTATAACCACATTGAGGCACTACCATAATAAAGGGATATTTAAAGCTGGATATATAGATAAAGATACAGGATATCGATATTATTTTTCAGATCAATTTGAACTGTTAAATAATATTTTAAATTTAAGATACAGCAAGATTCCCCTGGATAGAATAAGGGAATATACAGAAAATGGAGAGATTTCCCTCCTAAAAACAATTTTTTTAGAACAGAAAGAAGAGTTAGAAAGGACAATAAAGGAGCTAGAGTGTGCTAAAAAAAGTGTGGAGGAGAGACTCTGTTATATAGAAGAGGTAAAAAATATTCCTGACTTTGAAAAGGTATTGGTTCAACATATGGAGCCGGAGAAAATATTTACCATAGATAAAGAGTTCTACAAAGAATGTGATTTGGAGCTTTTAGTGAGGGCGTTAGGGGAAAAAACAGATTTTTCCCATTCATTGACCTTGGGAAATGTAGGTCTTTTGATGGAAGAGTATTCTGATTATAATAAATATACAGGTGTTTATTTAATCAATAAAGATTTTAAAAACCTTTCAAATGTTTCTATAAAGCCGGAAGGGGAATATTTGACCATATATTTTAAAGGGAAAAGAGATGATTCTCCTAAATATTATAAAATTTTAGAAAGATATATAAAAGATAATAACCTAGAAACAGAGGGGTTATTCTATGAGATAGCTCTGGTAAGTACTTCTATATCTCCTGCTGAAAAGGAATATATCAGGAGGATAGAGATAAAGAAAAAATAA
- a CDS encoding FUSC family protein: MEEYLGGFLAHVPAMYIYIYSFFNKEPNDYLKSLLGVLIGILVGYLYIRIFCRNNPNDRMEQAVEDYLDSLIEEVKSCRNGKNIQRAREEGRKFYKKFLDEFYKTSYGSYLGDEKGKKSFEFVLSLHQLIERFRIKNKKEPFTQDKYLELEIFLKDVKNNKDIDIKTLRIPVNTAKVILKNRKNLLVKKENESEREYKKNRKTLYYLKESLSLNTTRMRHAIQLATTFTIGIFIFQKFGMVKAVWLPTAMVVIAQPYGKDSKKKIWDRILGTVFGLLTVSIIILAVPSTEGRLIIAILSFYPSFCLMRVSYVAVVIFATISAVLMSLSYLSPENSYMHRMLYTIMAGTIVYIVEFLLKDRSRVTIKKRLIRMIENDVVLLDEMINLLGNKGKKHLDEYIMRGYMFREILIKDLENAGEENSKVILKDSLVFMDKLKLMYSRIRSNDIDVKYVEVLILISDFVKSSIVSIRMENSQEILKYKDKIENLLESPIDDTMIIEILELMKHYMENFDNRNYFWKNQGR, encoded by the coding sequence TTGGAGGAGTACCTGGGGGGATTTCTAGCCCATGTCCCGGCTATGTATATCTATATCTATTCATTTTTTAATAAGGAACCAAATGATTATCTAAAAAGTTTACTCGGGGTTTTAATAGGGATTTTAGTAGGTTATCTATATATTCGAATATTCTGTAGAAATAATCCCAATGATAGGATGGAACAGGCGGTGGAAGACTATTTGGATTCCCTCATAGAAGAGGTGAAATCCTGCAGAAATGGAAAAAATATTCAAAGGGCAAGAGAAGAGGGACGAAAATTTTATAAAAAATTTTTAGATGAATTTTATAAAACTTCCTATGGATCATATTTAGGAGATGAAAAGGGGAAAAAAAGTTTTGAATTTGTCCTTTCTCTCCATCAGCTCATTGAAAGATTTAGAATAAAGAATAAAAAAGAGCCTTTTACTCAGGATAAATATCTAGAACTGGAAATTTTTTTAAAAGATGTAAAGAATAATAAAGATATAGATATAAAAACATTGAGAATTCCTGTAAATACAGCAAAAGTTATCTTGAAAAATCGTAAAAATTTGTTGGTTAAAAAAGAAAATGAGTCTGAAAGGGAGTATAAAAAAAATCGTAAGACACTATATTATCTGAAAGAGAGTTTGTCTCTGAATACAACCAGGATGAGGCATGCTATACAGCTTGCGACAACTTTTACAATAGGGATATTTATATTTCAAAAATTTGGAATGGTTAAAGCAGTCTGGCTGCCGACTGCTATGGTAGTTATAGCACAGCCCTATGGAAAGGATTCTAAAAAGAAAATTTGGGACAGAATACTAGGGACAGTATTTGGATTACTCACTGTAAGTATTATAATTTTAGCAGTTCCAAGTACTGAAGGGAGATTGATTATAGCAATCCTATCTTTTTATCCATCCTTCTGTCTGATGAGAGTTTCATATGTTGCAGTTGTAATATTTGCAACAATTAGTGCAGTACTCATGAGTTTATCATATCTGTCACCGGAAAATAGTTATATGCACAGGATGTTATATACAATTATGGCAGGAACAATAGTGTACATTGTAGAATTTTTATTAAAGGACAGAAGCAGAGTAACCATAAAGAAAAGATTAATTCGAATGATTGAAAATGATGTTGTCCTTTTAGATGAAATGATAAACCTTTTAGGTAATAAAGGGAAAAAACATTTAGATGAATATATTATGAGGGGTTATATGTTTAGAGAAATCCTTATAAAAGACCTGGAAAATGCCGGAGAAGAAAATAGTAAGGTGATACTTAAAGACAGTCTTGTATTTATGGATAAATTAAAATTAATGTACTCCAGGATAAGAAGTAATGATATAGATGTAAAATATGTAGAAGTTTTGATCTTGATAAGTGATTTTGTAAAAAGTTCTATAGTTTCTATAAGGATGGAAAATTCACAAGAAATATTAAAATACAAGGATAAAATTGAAAATTTACTCGAAAGTCCTATAGATGATACAATGATAATAGAAATTTTAGAATTGATGAAACATTATATGGAAAATTTTGACAACAGAAATTATTTTTGGAAAAATCAGGGGAGGTAA
- a CDS encoding IS30 family transposase gives MVDIQEKLESGWSPEQISGRAKLDNQYSISFKTIYRAIYLDFLTESTKYLLTRKGKQKPRGLKETRGKIPNKKMIEERSEEANDRSEIGHFESDTIVGAGKKGAMMTYVDRKSRYLVAELMINRKSDTFNEATIENFKYIPKEYIKTFTSDNGKEFSKFKELEEALGIKAYFANPYHSWERGTNENTNGLLRRTFPKGTIFSKIKRCEFYKAVNKINNRPRKCLNWKTPKEVFWGEIEKCCI, from the coding sequence TTGGTAGATATTCAAGAAAAGTTAGAATCAGGTTGGAGTCCAGAACAAATATCAGGAAGAGCTAAATTAGACAACCAATATTCTATTTCATTTAAAACAATTTATAGAGCAATATATCTTGATTTTCTTACGGAGAGTACTAAATACCTTTTAACTAGAAAAGGCAAACAAAAGCCTAGAGGATTGAAAGAAACAAGGGGTAAAATCCCTAATAAAAAGATGATAGAAGAAAGGTCTGAAGAAGCGAATGATAGAAGTGAGATTGGTCATTTTGAAAGCGATACTATCGTTGGCGCAGGAAAAAAAGGTGCTATGATGACTTATGTTGATAGGAAATCAAGATATCTTGTAGCGGAGCTAATGATTAATAGAAAATCAGATACTTTTAATGAGGCAACAATAGAGAATTTTAAATATATACCTAAAGAATACATAAAAACATTTACATCGGATAACGGGAAAGAATTCTCTAAATTTAAAGAATTAGAGGAAGCATTAGGTATTAAAGCTTATTTTGCTAACCCTTATCACTCATGGGAGAGAGGAACAAATGAGAATACAAACGGTTTATTAAGGAGAACTTTCCCTAAAGGGACTATTTTTAGTAAGATAAAGAGATGTGAATTTTATAAAGCGGTAAACAAAATTAATAATAGACCAAGGAAGTGTTTAAATTGGAAAACCCCAAAAGAAGTATTTTGGGGTGAAATTGAAAAGTGTTGCATTTAA
- a CDS encoding helix-turn-helix domain-containing protein — protein sequence MNHKHFTIEERESIFKFLAQKKSISFIAAKLKKNRVSIYREINRNSVDGEYTPNKAQFLYKKKTTLWKKAQIKRFDPFGRYSRKVRIRLESRTNIRKS from the coding sequence ATGAATCATAAACATTTTACCATTGAAGAAAGAGAAAGTATATTTAAATTTTTAGCGCAAAAAAAATCAATTAGTTTTATTGCAGCTAAATTAAAGAAAAATAGAGTTAGTATTTATAGAGAAATTAATAGAAATTCAGTTGATGGTGAGTACACTCCTAATAAAGCCCAGTTTTTATACAAAAAAAAAACAACTTTGTGGAAGAAAGCACAAATTAAGAGATTCGATCCTTTTGGTAGATATTCAAGAAAAGTTAGAATCAGGTTGGAGTCCAGAACAAATATCAGGAAGAGCTAA
- a CDS encoding XRE family transcriptional regulator yields the protein MKELNILIGQNLKSIRKSQNLSLDEASAATGVSKPMLGQIERGISNPTVTTLWKIASGLKVPFSEFMKEPELNYQFVSPLDIEPIMECDENMKIYTMFSYNDNFEILYVDLEPGCVHASPKHPNEVEEYVFVIEGVLRVKIGKESITLKTGEALKFRANVDHEYSNLENIKCRFQNINVYHKN from the coding sequence ATGAAAGAATTAAATATATTAATTGGGCAAAATTTAAAGTCCATAAGAAAAAGCCAGAATTTAAGTTTAGATGAAGCTTCTGCTGCTACAGGAGTAAGTAAGCCCATGCTGGGGCAGATAGAAAGGGGAATATCTAATCCTACAGTAACAACTCTCTGGAAAATTGCTTCAGGACTGAAAGTTCCTTTTTCAGAATTTATGAAGGAACCCGAATTAAATTATCAGTTTGTTTCACCTTTAGATATAGAACCGATAATGGAATGCGATGAAAATATGAAGATTTACACCATGTTTTCCTATAACGACAACTTTGAAATATTATATGTAGACTTAGAGCCGGGGTGTGTTCATGCATCTCCTAAGCATCCAAATGAAGTAGAGGAGTATGTCTTTGTTATTGAAGGAGTTCTGAGAGTGAAAATAGGGAAAGAATCTATAACTTTAAAAACAGGGGAAGCCTTAAAATTTAGAGCAAATGTAGATCATGAATATTCAAATTTAGAAAATATTAAGTGCAGATTTCAAAATATCAATGTCTATCATAAAAATTAA
- a CDS encoding YadA-like family protein, which yields MKKKLLLLGALMLLSTGVVADDEDRIRDMKISKNIVNNAGSMWLNGKYQNINPGEDGYLNGKEYREEILNSTLKALDDTYTVIKNNKLQVSKNDLAIQNANLEVQKVDAKIGTVKRELGAKYREVNTKVAKNEEMATLNMINQNDATNGMINAVEEKLGVKVETDANPSETGKKQAAAFEVVAGVVRENRDDISEIKSDFSKHTLEAEKRDKIQDEHIEKLKDADIKFAEADKKFADTDKQLKEKDEHLSRVDETLASNMNDIIKHNNAIADHNSAIYEDSSSYAVRTGSNIKADNNRDRIVTLENARATTEEQTTINTGDIATNKADIAKNTDNIDKVEKDLYVTDDNGEVVVGENGNKTTQLDEFRETSYEAITSMNGDINKNSKRIDGLEKKVDGLESKMNKGLAMAAATSSIVYPHLGRGDVGIGAGMGGYGGSQAIAIGVAMQPTENVRINTNVSTSDTSDTMYGAGVGYKFNIFGS from the coding sequence ATGAAAAAGAAGTTATTATTATTAGGAGCACTGATGTTATTATCTACAGGAGTTGTGGCAGATGATGAAGACAGAATTAGGGATATGAAAATTTCAAAAAATATAGTTAACAATGCTGGGTCAATGTGGTTAAACGGTAAATACCAGAATATTAACCCAGGAGAAGACGGATATCTTAATGGTAAGGAATATCGAGAAGAAATTTTGAACTCAACACTGAAAGCATTAGATGACACATATACGGTTATAAAAAATAATAAACTACAAGTGAGTAAAAATGACCTCGCAATACAAAATGCGAATTTAGAAGTGCAAAAGGTGGACGCTAAAATAGGTACTGTTAAAAGGGAACTTGGAGCAAAATATAGGGAAGTCAATACAAAAGTTGCTAAAAATGAAGAAATGGCTACATTAAATATGATAAATCAGAATGATGCTACAAACGGAATGATTAATGCTGTTGAAGAAAAACTTGGTGTAAAGGTAGAAACAGATGCTAACCCAAGCGAAACTGGTAAAAAACAAGCAGCAGCTTTTGAAGTGGTAGCAGGAGTAGTAAGGGAAAATAGAGATGATATTTCTGAAATAAAATCTGACTTCTCAAAGCATACACTAGAAGCTGAAAAAAGAGATAAGATCCAGGATGAACATATAGAAAAACTTAAAGACGCTGATATAAAATTTGCTGAAGCAGATAAAAAGTTTGCAGATACAGATAAACAACTTAAAGAAAAAGATGAACACTTGTCGAGAGTTGATGAAACACTTGCTAGCAATATGAACGATATAATAAAGCACAATAATGCTATCGCTGATCACAATAGTGCAATTTATGAGGATAGCTCATCATATGCAGTTAGAACTGGATCTAATATAAAAGCTGATAATAACAGAGATAGAATAGTAACTCTTGAAAATGCTAGGGCAACTACAGAGGAACAGACAACTATAAACACTGGTGATATAGCTACAAATAAAGCTGATATAGCAAAAAACACAGATAACATAGATAAAGTAGAAAAAGATCTTTATGTTACTGATGACAATGGCGAAGTCGTTGTAGGTGAAAACGGGAACAAAACAACTCAACTTGATGAATTCAGAGAGACTTCTTATGAAGCTATAACCTCGATGAATGGAGATATAAACAAGAACTCTAAGAGAATAGATGGACTAGAGAAAAAGGTAGATGGATTAGAAAGTAAGATGAATAAAGGATTAGCTATGGCAGCAGCTACATCTTCAATAGTCTATCCACACCTGGGAAGAGGAGACGTAGGAATTGGAGCAGGTATGGGTGGATATGGTGGTTCACAGGCTATCGCCATCGGGGTAGCTATGCAGCCAACTGAAAATGTAAGGATAAATACCAATGTATCTACTTCAGATACTTCTGACACTATGTACGGTGCAGGTGTTGGTTACAAGTTTAACATCTTTGGAAGCTAA
- a CDS encoding DUF503 domain-containing protein: MYVAAVQIEIRLSWARSLKDKRMVIRSLKDKFLKRFKIQLTEVGLQDIKERGMVAFALVSGSQKSALDIQGKMIGFFLENCPEEIVEIERYLDKY; this comes from the coding sequence ATGTATGTTGCAGCTGTACAGATAGAAATAAGACTTTCTTGGGCTAGATCTCTTAAAGATAAAAGAATGGTTATAAGAAGCCTTAAGGACAAGTTTTTAAAAAGGTTTAAGATACAGTTAACCGAAGTAGGACTTCAGGATATAAAAGAGAGAGGAATGGTTGCCTTTGCCCTTGTATCAGGAAGTCAGAAATCTGCTTTGGATATCCAGGGAAAGATGATAGGATTTTTTCTGGAAAACTGTCCGGAGGAGATAGTAGAAATAGAAAGATATCTCGATAAATATTAG
- a CDS encoding desulfoferrodoxin, whose amino-acid sequence MAKLFEIYKCELCGNITKIYHEAGGTLSCCGADMVLQAENTTDAAVEKHVPVITKIEGGFEVKVGETLHPMTEAHYIEWIELIVDDCWVTTAFLKPGDEPKVTFKGCSGKKVEAKAYCNLHGYWKATL is encoded by the coding sequence ATGGCAAAATTATTTGAAATTTATAAGTGTGAACTTTGTGGAAACATTACTAAGATCTATCATGAAGCTGGTGGTACTTTAAGTTGTTGCGGGGCAGATATGGTCCTTCAGGCAGAGAATACAACAGATGCTGCAGTTGAAAAACATGTTCCGGTTATAACTAAAATAGAAGGTGGATTTGAAGTTAAAGTAGGAGAAACTCTCCATCCTATGACTGAAGCTCACTATATTGAATGGATAGAGCTAATTGTAGATGATTGCTGGGTAACTACTGCATTCTTAAAGCCTGGAGATGAACCTAAAGTTACTTTTAAAGGATGTTCAGGAAAAAAAGTAGAGGCTAAAGCATACTGTAATCTACATGGATACTGGAAAGCAACACTTTAA
- a CDS encoding mechanosensitive ion channel family protein, translated as MPGAGSPAFKGISIFAGILISLGSSTYIGNVIAGFILTYMRSYQVGDRIKVNEITGDVVEKTILVTRIKTPKNERVTVPNASILSGHIINYTYSARKYNIILHTNITIGYDIDWRLVHKLLVESAQSIDGVLSTPKPFVLQKALGDFYVEYEINLYTSEEKKMQKIMSDLHANIQDNFHGEGIEIMSPHYRVHRNNEDIAIPNKYIKTENK; from the coding sequence CTGCCTGGGGCCGGTTCACCTGCTTTTAAAGGTATCTCTATATTTGCAGGGATATTAATTTCACTGGGATCGAGTACATATATAGGAAATGTAATTGCAGGGTTTATCCTAACTTATATGAGATCATACCAAGTAGGAGACCGTATTAAAGTAAATGAAATAACAGGAGATGTGGTAGAAAAAACCATCCTTGTAACCAGGATAAAAACTCCTAAAAATGAAAGAGTAACTGTTCCTAATGCTTCTATTTTATCGGGGCATATAATAAATTATACTTATTCTGCTAGAAAATATAATATAATACTGCATACAAATATAACTATTGGATATGACATAGACTGGAGGCTTGTCCACAAACTGCTGGTAGAATCTGCTCAGTCAATCGATGGTGTATTGAGTACTCCAAAACCATTTGTCCTGCAAAAAGCCTTGGGAGATTTTTATGTTGAATATGAGATAAACTTATATACTTCTGAAGAAAAAAAGATGCAGAAGATCATGTCTGATCTTCATGCTAATATTCAGGATAATTTTCATGGAGAAGGGATAGAGATCATGTCTCCACACTATAGGGTTCATCGTAATAATGAAGATATAGCTATCCCAAATAAATACATCAAAACAGAAAATAAATAA